In a single window of the Aminomonas paucivorans DSM 12260 genome:
- a CDS encoding GNAT family N-acetyltransferase: protein MERWIGSYRLSDDQGLLRRDAICTLVQGSYWGCRRTRETIEASLEHSLCYGAYLGEEQVAFARVVTDRAVMFWLADVLVCPSHRGRGLGKGLVELVLDTPVLRGLTGLLATRDAPGLYARYGFVRDTEGRFMRRTPPEETPSP from the coding sequence ATGGAACGATGGATCGGGTCCTACCGCCTTTCGGACGATCAGGGCCTGCTTCGCCGCGACGCCATCTGCACCCTGGTGCAGGGAAGCTACTGGGGATGCCGCCGCACCCGGGAGACCATCGAGGCCTCCCTGGAACACTCCCTCTGCTACGGGGCCTACCTGGGAGAGGAGCAGGTGGCCTTCGCCCGGGTCGTGACGGACCGAGCGGTGATGTTCTGGCTGGCGGACGTCCTGGTCTGCCCGTCCCACCGGGGGCGAGGCCTCGGCAAGGGGCTGGTGGAACTGGTGCTGGACACCCCGGTCCTGCGGGGGCTCACGGGCCTCCTGGCCACCCGGGACGCCCCGGGGCTCTACGCCCGTTACGGCTTCGTCCGGGACACGGAGGGACGCTTCATGCGCCGCACCCCGCCGGAGGAGACCCCATCCCCCTGA
- a CDS encoding pyridoxal-phosphate-dependent aminotransferase family protein, whose product MERYPVGLVPGPVRVPEAAAARYVEDYGSPDLEGDFLSLYRSCEAGLARLLHTENPVAIQCGEGMLALWGALNSVLAPGDRLLAVSSGVFGSGFAEMGRALGLEVRLLEFPFSRLPDPEEVRQEALRFRPRMMTVVHCETPSGTLTPLEDYGRIAREAEALLCVDFVASAGGAPVRVDDWGIDLGLLGSQKCLSLPPDLCFTSLSPRAREAVRLRGYQGYDALAPFEEARLTGAFPYTHHWRGLAALRQALDLYEEEGQEAVWSRHARAAARCRSRLADLGVALFPEEEAFCSPTVTAARVPEGWTWEALDGALRRRGVVLGGNYGPLAGKVFRFGHMGTQASLPLVDRALDALGEVLAKRP is encoded by the coding sequence ATGGAACGCTATCCCGTGGGGCTGGTGCCCGGGCCGGTTCGGGTGCCCGAGGCCGCGGCGGCCCGATACGTTGAGGACTACGGCAGCCCGGACCTGGAGGGGGATTTTCTCTCCCTCTACCGAAGCTGCGAGGCGGGGCTGGCCCGGCTGCTGCACACGGAAAACCCCGTGGCCATCCAGTGCGGCGAGGGGATGCTGGCCCTCTGGGGGGCACTGAACAGCGTCCTGGCACCGGGGGACCGGCTCCTGGCGGTCTCCTCCGGGGTCTTCGGCTCGGGCTTCGCCGAGATGGGGCGGGCCCTGGGGCTGGAGGTGCGCCTCCTGGAGTTCCCCTTTTCCCGCCTCCCGGACCCCGAGGAGGTGCGGCAGGAGGCCCTGCGCTTCCGCCCCCGGATGATGACGGTGGTGCACTGCGAAACCCCCAGCGGGACCCTGACCCCCCTGGAGGACTACGGCCGCATCGCCCGGGAGGCGGAGGCCCTGCTGTGCGTGGACTTCGTGGCCAGCGCGGGAGGGGCCCCGGTGCGGGTGGACGACTGGGGCATCGACCTGGGCCTCCTGGGAAGCCAGAAGTGCCTCTCCCTGCCCCCGGACCTGTGCTTCACCTCCCTAAGCCCCCGGGCCCGGGAGGCGGTGCGCCTCCGGGGCTACCAGGGCTACGACGCCCTGGCCCCCTTCGAGGAGGCCCGCCTCACCGGGGCCTTCCCCTACACCCACCACTGGCGGGGGCTGGCGGCGCTGCGCCAGGCCCTGGACCTCTACGAGGAGGAGGGGCAGGAGGCGGTCTGGAGCCGCCACGCCCGAGCCGCGGCCCGCTGCCGAAGCCGCCTGGCGGACCTGGGGGTGGCGCTCTTCCCGGAGGAGGAAGCCTTCTGCTCCCCCACCGTCACCGCCGCCCGGGTGCCCGAGGGGTGGACCTGGGAGGCCCTGGACGGGGCCCTGCGTCGCCGGGGGGTGGTGCTGGGGGGCAACTACGGCCCCCTGGCGGGAAAGGTCTTCCGGTTCGGCCACATGGGAACCCAGGCCTCCCTCCCCCTGGTGGACCGGGCCCTGGACGCCCTGGGAGAGGTCCTGGCGAAGCGCCCTTGA
- the thiD gene encoding bifunctional hydroxymethylpyrimidine kinase/phosphomethylpyrimidine kinase codes for MGLYRGVALTVAGSDSGGGAGIQADLKTFAALRVFGTSALAAVTVQNSLGVRGFHPVPEETVRGQIDAVCSDFPVGAVKTGMLASQALVRATAEALEAAGVRNLVVDPVMVSQSGDPLLGEDAAAALRDRLLPLALLATPNLPEAEVLLGRRIPGPEAMEEAARDLLALGPKGVLLKGGHLEGEELVDVLALPGDLRVFRQSRLHTENTHGTGCTLSAAVAAELAAGCDLPEAVDRGRRYLRQALEAGVRYGRGHGCPGHGVTPSWVDRR; via the coding sequence ATGGGACTGTATCGAGGGGTGGCCCTCACCGTTGCGGGAAGCGATTCCGGCGGGGGGGCGGGGATCCAGGCGGACCTGAAGACCTTCGCGGCCCTGCGGGTCTTCGGCACCAGCGCCCTGGCGGCGGTGACGGTGCAGAACTCCCTGGGGGTCCGGGGGTTCCACCCGGTTCCGGAGGAGACGGTGCGGGGACAGATCGACGCGGTGTGCTCCGACTTCCCCGTGGGGGCGGTCAAGACGGGGATGCTGGCCTCCCAGGCCCTGGTGAGGGCGACGGCGGAGGCCCTGGAGGCGGCGGGGGTGCGAAACCTGGTGGTGGACCCGGTGATGGTCTCCCAGAGCGGGGACCCCCTTCTGGGGGAGGACGCGGCGGCGGCCCTGCGGGACCGGCTGCTTCCCCTGGCTCTCCTGGCCACGCCGAACCTCCCGGAGGCGGAGGTGCTCCTGGGGCGACGGATCCCGGGACCTGAGGCCATGGAGGAGGCCGCCCGGGACCTGCTGGCCCTGGGGCCGAAGGGGGTGCTCCTCAAGGGGGGACACCTGGAGGGGGAGGAGCTGGTGGACGTGCTGGCTCTCCCCGGAGACCTGCGGGTCTTCCGGCAGAGCCGCCTGCACACGGAGAACACCCACGGCACGGGGTGCACCCTGAGCGCCGCGGTGGCGGCGGAGCTGGCGGCGGGGTGCGACCTCCCGGAGGCGGTGGACCGGGGACGGCGCTACCTGCGCCAGGCCCTGGAGGCGGGGGTGCGGTACGGCCGGGGGCACGGCTGCCCCGGCCACGGGGTGACGCCCTCCTGGGTGGACCGGCGGTGA
- a CDS encoding hydroxyethylthiazole kinase: MSRSVWARVAEVRPLLHHLTNRVAAPLQAEVALALGACPVMTCWPPEAGSVARGADGVLVNAGTPETEAQAGQDEALAATEGTEIPRLLDLVGCGLSLPRTERLRTLLARHRFACVKGNGAEVAALAGRPALLRGVEGTTEVREEDLADLARKHRTLVLATGGTDRFADPFHTGRLAGGHEALRSLPGSGCALGTALLAALAAGVEPFEAAGAAVGLFAAASTRAASRGCGPGSFRVAFLDALGEARTGGLPLPEAEGTP, from the coding sequence GTGAGCCGGTCGGTCTGGGCCCGGGTGGCAGAGGTCCGCCCCCTGCTGCACCACCTCACCAACCGGGTGGCGGCGCCCCTGCAGGCGGAGGTGGCCCTGGCCCTGGGGGCCTGCCCGGTGATGACCTGTTGGCCCCCCGAGGCGGGCTCGGTGGCCCGGGGGGCCGACGGGGTGCTGGTGAACGCCGGAACCCCGGAGACAGAGGCCCAGGCGGGTCAGGACGAGGCCCTGGCCGCCACGGAGGGCACGGAGATCCCGAGGCTGCTGGACCTGGTGGGCTGCGGCCTCTCCCTCCCCCGCACGGAGCGCCTCCGGACCCTGCTGGCCCGGCACCGGTTCGCCTGCGTGAAGGGCAACGGAGCGGAGGTGGCCGCTCTGGCGGGGCGCCCCGCCCTCCTCCGGGGGGTGGAGGGGACCACGGAGGTTCGGGAGGAGGATCTGGCGGACCTGGCCCGGAAACACCGCACCCTGGTGCTGGCCACGGGAGGGACGGACCGGTTCGCCGACCCCTTCCATACCGGACGCCTGGCGGGGGGACACGAGGCCCTGCGCTCCCTCCCGGGCAGCGGATGCGCCCTGGGCACCGCCCTGCTGGCGGCCTTGGCGGCAGGGGTGGAGCCCTTCGAGGCGGCGGGAGCGGCGGTGGGGCTCTTCGCCGCCGCCTCGACCCGGGCGGCCTCCCGAGGGTGCGGCCCCGGTTCCTTCCGGGTCGCCTTCCTGGACGCCCTGGGGGAGGCCCGCACGGGAGGGCTTCCCCTGCCGGAGGCGGAGGGGACGCCGTGA
- the thiE gene encoding thiamine phosphate synthase yields MTGDLRSHLKLYVIPDLRAGAPRSLMEQARAALAGGAGTVQLRHKTASGRELCRLGEALAALCDDAGALFFVNDRLDVALACGASGVHLGLEDLPVAVARRLAPPDFLVGATARTPEQALRAWKDGADYLGVGAVAPTPTKEDTTVIGPEGFAAVAASVPLPCVAVGGITAAAVPDLRRRGAAGVVVVREAVGAPDPAEACRRLRELLDA; encoded by the coding sequence GTGACCGGGGACCTGCGCTCCCACCTGAAGCTGTACGTGATCCCGGACCTCCGGGCGGGGGCTCCCCGAAGCCTGATGGAACAGGCCCGGGCGGCCCTGGCGGGGGGGGCGGGGACGGTGCAGCTGCGCCACAAGACCGCCTCGGGGCGGGAGCTGTGTCGCCTGGGGGAGGCCCTGGCGGCCCTCTGCGACGATGCGGGAGCCCTCTTTTTCGTGAACGACCGGCTGGACGTGGCCCTGGCCTGCGGGGCCTCGGGGGTCCACCTGGGTCTGGAGGACCTGCCCGTGGCGGTCGCCCGCCGCCTGGCCCCCCCGGACTTCCTGGTGGGGGCCACCGCCCGCACCCCGGAGCAGGCCCTCCGGGCCTGGAAGGACGGGGCGGACTACCTGGGGGTGGGGGCGGTGGCCCCCACCCCCACCAAGGAGGACACCACCGTCATCGGGCCGGAGGGCTTCGCCGCCGTGGCCGCCTCAGTACCCCTGCCCTGCGTGGCCGTGGGGGGGATCACCGCCGCCGCCGTGCCGGACCTGCGGCGTCGGGGCGCCGCAGGGGTCGTGGTGGTGCGGGAAGCCGTGGGTGCCCCGGACCCGGCGGAGGCCTGCCGCAGGCTTCGGGAGCTTCTGGATGCTTGA